From the Rhodothalassiaceae bacterium genome, one window contains:
- the tyrS gene encoding tyrosine--tRNA ligase, whose protein sequence is MSTRRSEFIRILEERGFIFQCTDIDGLDALAARETVTGYIGFDLTAPSLHVGSLVQIMMLRWMQKTGHRPIVLLGGGTSKIGDPSGKDESRQLLDEDTIARNKAGIRRNFERFLTFGYGPADAILADNAEWLDELRYIPFLREIGRHFTVNRMLTFESVKTRLEREQPLTFLEFNYMVLQAYDFVELARRHGCRLQLGGSDQWGNIVNGIELGRKLGLPELYGLTSPLITTADGRKMGKTAQGAVWLAPEMLSDHDYYQFWRNTADADVGRFLRLFTELPMDEIRRLEALQGAELNEAKKILAFEATALARGREAAERAAAIARRTFEEGGKAEGLPTVEVSAEEAAAGIGILDAFVRAGLASSRKEVRRLIAQGGARLEDRPIRDETLVLTAAELSAGPLKISAGRKRHALIRLAE, encoded by the coding sequence ATGTCGACGCGCAGATCCGAGTTCATCCGCATCCTCGAGGAACGCGGCTTCATCTTCCAATGCACCGACATCGACGGCCTCGATGCGCTGGCCGCACGGGAGACGGTGACCGGCTACATCGGTTTCGATCTGACGGCGCCGTCGCTTCATGTCGGCTCCCTCGTGCAGATCATGATGCTGCGCTGGATGCAGAAGACGGGGCACCGGCCCATCGTGCTGCTCGGCGGCGGCACGAGCAAGATCGGGGACCCGTCCGGCAAGGACGAAAGCCGGCAGCTTCTCGACGAGGACACGATCGCCCGCAACAAGGCCGGCATCCGCCGCAACTTCGAGCGCTTCCTCACCTTCGGCTACGGCCCCGCGGACGCGATCCTCGCGGACAACGCCGAATGGCTGGACGAGCTCAGATACATCCCCTTCCTGCGCGAGATCGGGCGGCACTTCACCGTCAACCGCATGCTCACCTTCGAATCGGTGAAGACGCGGCTGGAGCGCGAGCAGCCGCTCACCTTCCTCGAGTTCAACTACATGGTCCTGCAGGCCTACGACTTCGTGGAGCTGGCGCGGCGTCACGGCTGCCGCCTGCAGCTCGGCGGCTCCGACCAGTGGGGCAACATCGTCAACGGCATCGAGCTCGGCCGCAAGCTCGGCCTGCCCGAGCTCTACGGGCTCACCAGCCCCCTGATCACCACGGCGGACGGCCGCAAGATGGGCAAGACGGCGCAAGGGGCGGTGTGGCTTGCGCCGGAGATGCTCTCGGATCACGACTACTATCAGTTCTGGCGCAACACCGCCGATGCCGACGTCGGCCGCTTCCTGAGGCTGTTCACCGAGCTGCCCATGGACGAGATCCGCCGGCTCGAGGCGCTTCAGGGGGCCGAACTCAACGAGGCCAAGAAGATCCTGGCCTTCGAGGCGACGGCGCTCGCACGCGGGCGTGAGGCGGCGGAGCGGGCGGCCGCCATCGCGCGGCGGACCTTCGAGGAGGGCGGCAAGGCCGAGGGCCTGCCCACGGTGGAGGTGAGCGCGGAGGAGGCGGCGGCGGGCATCGGCATTCTCGACGCCTTCGTGCGCGCGGGGCTTGCCTCGTCCAGGAAGGAGGTGCGCCGACTCATCGCCCAGGGCGGCGCCAGGCTCGAGGACCGTCCGATCCGCGACGAGACGCTCGTGCTGACGGCCGCCGAGCTTTCGGCCGGGCCGCTCAAGATCTCCGCCGGCAGGAAGCGCCACGCGCTCATCCGGCTTGCCGAGTAG
- the corA gene encoding magnesium transport protein CorA yields MITCFLPAGDGRLAARPAGPDAERLLREAVWVDLASPEPAERELVRRALGIDLPTREEMAEIEISSRLYAADHALYMTASVVTGADTPTPQLEPATFIVTAERLVTVRYADSKPFQRFTALVERGEAGRHADAMLLALIDATTDRGADLLERVDGEVAAIGSLVFQEHTRDLDLETMVRRIGRAQTLTGLIRQSLVTLGRLLNFFARHAPRGGEPEIEREIRTQLADVAALGEQAAFLSGRLNFLLDSALGLISLRQNEVIKIFSVMAVIFLPPTLIASIYGMNFQHMPELASPFGYPLALLAMLVSAIAPYLFFKHKGWL; encoded by the coding sequence ATGATCACATGCTTTCTGCCCGCGGGTGACGGCCGGCTCGCGGCGCGTCCGGCCGGTCCCGATGCCGAGCGGCTTTTGCGCGAGGCCGTGTGGGTGGATCTCGCAAGCCCCGAGCCCGCGGAGCGCGAGCTGGTGCGCCGCGCGCTCGGCATCGATCTGCCGACGCGCGAGGAGATGGCGGAAATCGAGATCTCGAGCCGCCTCTATGCGGCCGATCATGCACTCTACATGACGGCTAGCGTCGTCACCGGCGCGGACACCCCCACCCCCCAGCTCGAGCCCGCGACCTTCATCGTGACCGCCGAGCGCCTTGTGACCGTGCGCTATGCCGACTCCAAGCCCTTTCAGCGCTTCACCGCGCTGGTCGAGCGGGGCGAGGCGGGTCGGCATGCCGACGCGATGCTGCTCGCCCTCATCGACGCCACCACGGACCGCGGAGCCGATCTGCTGGAACGGGTCGATGGCGAGGTGGCCGCGATCGGCTCGCTCGTGTTCCAGGAGCACACGCGCGACCTCGATCTGGAGACGATGGTCCGCCGGATCGGCCGCGCCCAGACGCTGACCGGGCTCATCCGCCAGAGTCTCGTAACTCTCGGGCGCCTGCTCAACTTCTTCGCCCGGCACGCCCCGCGCGGGGGCGAGCCGGAGATCGAGCGCGAGATCCGCACCCAGCTCGCCGATGTCGCGGCACTCGGCGAGCAGGCGGCGTTCCTGTCCGGTCGGCTCAACTTCCTGCTGGATTCGGCGCTGGGGCTCATCAGCCTCAGGCAGAACGAGGTCATCAAGATCTTCTCGGTGATGGCGGTGATCTTCCTGCCGCCGACCCTGATCGCCAGCATCTACGGCATGAACTTCCAGCACATGCCGGAGCTCGCCTCGCCCTTCGGCTATCCTCTGGCGCTGCTGGCGATGTTGGTGAGCGCGATCGCGCCCTACCTCTTCTTCAAGCACAAGGGCTGGCTGTAG
- a CDS encoding dihydrolipoamide acetyltransferase component of pyruvate dehydrogenase complex translates to MLKEFRLQDPGEGVHEVEVLEILVKPGDRVEDGDTAFVVESDKAAIELPAPYDGIVKDIPVKVGDTVRVGELLMTVETEDEGEAAGAEAAEAPSQAAAVPAAPAAAASSRPAREGEVTIKAAPTARRLAKKLGIDLADVTPSGAHGHITKADVERHAERLKAGAPEAAPAAAGTPKAAAAEAAAPSERPARPARPQAPAELEEHIPLRSIRKATAEHMQRSWREIPHVVLEDRIDVTKLERFRRRHKAEVEAAGGKLTLLPFVIKATVATLRKHPRFNATIDMARGEIIQKHYYNIGVALDSARGLIVPVIPNADRMSVFEIALYLSDLIARVRDGKAGPEELQGGTFTVTNIGSLGANGLLAMINHPEVAILGMGPGRLEPVIVGDLDDYEVEARYVVPFTLTFDHRVNDGADGARFLATFRELLSDPEALALKA, encoded by the coding sequence ATGCTGAAGGAATTCCGGCTCCAGGACCCCGGCGAGGGCGTGCACGAGGTCGAGGTGCTCGAGATCCTCGTCAAGCCCGGCGACCGGGTCGAGGACGGAGACACCGCCTTCGTCGTGGAATCCGACAAGGCCGCGATCGAGCTTCCGGCACCCTACGACGGGATCGTGAAGGACATTCCCGTCAAGGTGGGGGATACCGTGCGTGTCGGCGAATTGCTGATGACGGTGGAGACCGAAGACGAGGGAGAGGCCGCCGGTGCCGAGGCCGCCGAAGCCCCCTCCCAGGCCGCCGCCGTACCGGCGGCACCGGCCGCTGCGGCCTCATCGCGCCCGGCGCGCGAGGGGGAGGTGACGATCAAGGCCGCGCCGACAGCGAGGCGGCTCGCCAAGAAGCTCGGCATCGACCTCGCCGACGTCACGCCCTCCGGCGCCCATGGGCACATCACGAAGGCGGATGTGGAGCGTCATGCCGAGCGGCTCAAGGCGGGTGCTCCGGAGGCCGCACCCGCGGCGGCCGGGACGCCGAAGGCGGCTGCGGCCGAGGCGGCGGCACCGTCGGAGCGGCCGGCGCGGCCGGCGCGGCCGCAGGCTCCGGCGGAGCTGGAGGAACACATCCCGCTGCGTTCCATCCGCAAGGCGACCGCCGAGCACATGCAGCGCTCCTGGCGCGAAATTCCGCATGTCGTGCTCGAAGACCGCATCGACGTCACGAAGCTCGAGCGCTTCCGCCGCCGCCACAAGGCCGAAGTGGAGGCCGCCGGCGGCAAGCTCACGCTGCTGCCCTTCGTGATCAAGGCGACGGTCGCGACCTTGAGAAAGCATCCCCGCTTCAACGCCACCATCGACATGGCGCGCGGCGAGATCATCCAGAAGCACTACTACAACATCGGCGTGGCGCTGGATTCCGCGCGCGGGCTGATCGTGCCGGTGATCCCGAACGCGGACCGCATGAGCGTCTTCGAGATCGCGCTCTACTTGAGCGATCTCATCGCGCGGGTGCGCGACGGCAAGGCGGGCCCGGAGGAGCTGCAGGGCGGCACGTTCACCGTCACCAATATCGGCTCGCTCGGCGCCAACGGCCTGCTTGCGATGATCAACCATCCCGAGGTCGCGATTCTCGGCATGGGCCCGGGGCGGCTGGAGCCCGTGATCGTCGGCGATCTCGACGACTACGAGGTCGAGGCGCGCTATGTGGTGCCCTTCACGCTCACCTTCGACCACCGCGTCAACGATGGAGCGGACGGCGCGCGGTTTCTGGCCACTTTCCGCGAGCTGCTGTCCGATCCGGAGGCGCTGGCGCTCAAGGCCTGA
- a CDS encoding molecular chaperone DnaJ — translation MARSLYDILGVPKTASQEEIAKAYREKAKKLHPDLHPGDKKAEEEFKDVSRAYEILKDPEKRAKYDRGEIDEQGQERPAFRYRDFAGGPGHDRYAGGAAFEDLFDIEDLFGDFFSARRGTRGARMRMARRGADVRYRMPVDFVTAARGGSRRLTLADGSTIDLTIPPGVETGHVLRLKGRGEPGIDGGPPGDALIELVVAPHPFFRREGRDVVLELPITIDEAVLGAKVEVPTLDGRVKVTVPAGSSSGRTLRLKGKGIRTRTGTGDQLVRLKIVLPERIDPELKTFMEEWRKRHAYDPRAKMRETA, via the coding sequence ATGGCAAGATCGCTCTATGACATTCTCGGCGTGCCGAAGACGGCGAGCCAGGAGGAGATCGCGAAGGCCTATCGCGAGAAGGCCAAGAAGCTGCATCCCGATCTGCACCCCGGCGACAAGAAGGCCGAGGAGGAATTCAAAGACGTCTCGCGCGCCTACGAGATCCTCAAGGATCCGGAAAAGCGCGCGAAATACGACCGCGGCGAGATCGACGAGCAGGGTCAGGAGCGACCCGCCTTCCGGTACCGCGACTTCGCGGGCGGGCCCGGTCACGACCGCTATGCGGGCGGAGCGGCCTTCGAGGATCTCTTCGACATCGAGGATCTCTTCGGCGACTTCTTCTCCGCGCGGCGCGGGACGCGGGGGGCGCGCATGCGCATGGCCCGGCGCGGCGCGGACGTGCGCTACCGCATGCCCGTCGACTTCGTGACCGCGGCGCGCGGCGGCAGCCGGCGGCTGACGCTCGCCGACGGCTCGACCATCGACCTGACCATCCCCCCGGGTGTCGAGACCGGCCATGTCCTCAGGCTGAAGGGCAGAGGCGAGCCGGGCATCGATGGCGGGCCGCCCGGCGACGCGCTGATCGAGCTCGTCGTCGCGCCGCACCCCTTCTTCCGGCGCGAGGGGCGCGATGTCGTCCTCGAGCTGCCGATCACCATCGACGAGGCGGTGCTGGGCGCCAAGGTCGAGGTGCCGACACTCGACGGCCGCGTGAAGGTGACCGTTCCGGCCGGCAGCTCCTCGGGCCGCACGCTGCGGCTCAAGGGCAAGGGCATCCGCACCCGCACCGGCACCGGTGACCAGCTCGTCAGGCTAAAGATCGTGCTGCCCGAGCGGATCGATCCCGAGCTCAAGACCTTCATGGAGGAATGGCGCAAGCGCCACGCGTACGATCCAAGGGCGAAGATGAGGGAGACGGCCTGA
- the anmK gene encoding anhydro-N-acetylmuramic acid kinase, whose amino-acid sequence MTDRRSYLVVGLMCGTSHDGVDAAVIETDGAGRIARLAGLVRPFPDELRRALAGLVAEARALCAEERAAFLAAQRPLEERFLVAHVEAAAAALRRAGRTPAQVDAVAFHGLTLLHRPAERFTWQWGSPARLAALLGRPVIADLRLDDIAAGGEGAPLVPVHHHALVRESGEGAPVAVLNIGGVANVTWVDPARPPEEGLIAFDTGPGNGLIDVWMARHAGAACDRDGRTALAGRVDEQALSRLLAHPHFLRPPPKSLDKFDFDLEACAGLSTADGARTLAAFTVEAVARAARWFPRPVAAWWVTGGGRRNPLIMRLLAERLDAPVLPVEAAGFDGDTLEAEAFAWLAARRLAGLPSSFPATTGVRRPTVLGRIYRPPVPGDPGG is encoded by the coding sequence ATGACGGACCGGCGCAGCTATCTTGTCGTCGGGCTCATGTGCGGCACATCCCATGACGGCGTGGATGCCGCGGTGATCGAGACCGACGGCGCGGGCCGGATCGCGCGGCTCGCCGGCCTGGTGCGGCCGTTTCCCGACGAGCTGCGGCGGGCGCTGGCCGGCCTTGTCGCCGAGGCCCGGGCGCTTTGTGCCGAGGAGCGGGCCGCGTTTCTGGCGGCGCAGCGCCCTCTGGAGGAGCGGTTTCTGGTGGCGCATGTCGAGGCGGCCGCGGCGGCGCTGAGGCGGGCCGGACGGACGCCGGCGCAAGTGGATGCCGTCGCTTTCCACGGGCTGACGCTGCTGCACCGTCCGGCCGAGCGCTTCACCTGGCAGTGGGGCTCGCCCGCGCGGCTGGCCGCGCTTCTCGGCCGGCCGGTCATCGCGGACCTGCGCCTCGACGACATCGCGGCCGGCGGCGAGGGGGCGCCGCTCGTGCCGGTCCATCACCATGCGCTGGTGCGCGAAAGCGGAGAAGGAGCGCCGGTGGCCGTGCTCAACATCGGCGGGGTCGCGAACGTCACCTGGGTGGATCCGGCGCGCCCGCCGGAAGAGGGGCTGATCGCCTTCGACACCGGGCCGGGCAACGGCCTCATCGATGTCTGGATGGCGCGGCATGCCGGTGCGGCCTGCGACCGCGACGGACGCACCGCGCTGGCCGGAAGGGTGGATGAACAGGCGCTCTCGCGGCTTCTCGCGCATCCCCATTTCCTGCGCCCGCCGCCCAAGTCCCTGGACAAGTTCGATTTCGACCTGGAGGCCTGCGCAGGCCTTTCGACCGCGGACGGCGCCCGTACGCTCGCCGCGTTCACGGTCGAGGCCGTGGCCCGGGCGGCGCGCTGGTTTCCGCGGCCGGTCGCGGCCTGGTGGGTGACCGGCGGCGGACGGCGCAACCCCCTCATCATGCGGCTTCTCGCCGAACGCCTCGATGCGCCGGTGCTGCCCGTCGAGGCGGCAGGATTCGACGGCGACACGCTGGAGGCGGAGGCCTTCGCCTGGCTTGCCGCGCGCCGGCTGGCGGGCCTGCCGTCCAGCTTTCCGGCGACGACGGGGGTCCGGCGGCCGACGGTGCTGGGCCGCATCTACCGCCCGCCGGTGCCGGGCGATCCCGGCGGCTGA
- a CDS encoding ABC transporter ATP-binding protein has protein sequence MTGSDAQAVSEVQDAGRGREVVVRVRGLVNRFGAQTVHDGLDLDLYRGEILGVVGGSGSGKSVLLRSIVGLQRFAAGRISVFGRDIAAMSADEEEAVRRRWGVLFQHGALYSALTVGENVEIPLREFYRLPPRLRCELACLKLSMVGLDHDVFGKHPAELSGGMRKRAALARALAHDPELLFLDEPTSGLDPISAAAFDELIRSLKEALGLTVFLVTHDLDSLFAICDRVAVLAEGRVIAIGPLEEVVACEHPWIRSYFHGPRGRAALLARDAQRRAGTPSRSGKG, from the coding sequence ATGACCGGCAGCGATGCGCAGGCGGTGAGCGAGGTTCAGGATGCGGGACGCGGGCGCGAGGTGGTGGTGCGCGTGCGCGGGCTCGTCAACCGCTTCGGCGCGCAGACGGTTCATGACGGACTCGATCTCGATCTCTACCGCGGCGAGATCCTGGGCGTGGTCGGCGGTTCGGGGTCGGGCAAGTCGGTTCTGCTGCGCTCCATCGTCGGCCTCCAGCGCTTCGCCGCCGGCCGGATCTCGGTCTTCGGCCGCGATATCGCCGCGATGTCGGCGGACGAAGAGGAGGCGGTGCGCCGCCGCTGGGGGGTGCTGTTCCAGCACGGTGCGCTCTATTCCGCGCTCACCGTGGGCGAGAACGTCGAAATCCCCTTGCGGGAGTTCTACCGCCTGCCGCCACGGCTGCGCTGCGAGCTCGCCTGCCTCAAACTTTCGATGGTGGGCCTCGACCACGACGTCTTCGGCAAGCATCCGGCCGAGCTGTCGGGCGGCATGCGCAAGCGGGCCGCGCTGGCGCGCGCGCTGGCGCATGATCCGGAGCTGCTGTTCCTCGACGAGCCGACCTCCGGGCTCGATCCGATCTCGGCGGCCGCCTTCGACGAGCTGATCCGCTCGCTCAAGGAGGCGCTGGGGCTGACGGTCTTTCTTGTCACCCATGATCTTGATAGCCTGTTCGCGATCTGCGACCGCGTGGCGGTGCTGGCGGAAGGGCGGGTGATCGCGATCGGACCGCTTGAGGAGGTCGTCGCCTGCGAGCACCCGTGGATCCGGTCGTATTTCCATGGGCCGCGCGGGCGCGCGGCGCTGCTGGCACGGGACGCGCAGCGGCGGGCCGGGACTCCCTCGCGGAGCGGAAAGGGCTGA
- a CDS encoding N-formylglutamate amidohydrolase has product MRDLPSARWIPPAGSPRPVLVAVPHAGRLVPPELLRELCAGVDPAELSDRFVDLLALGAPGVGIGVVAGLPVRSFLDLNRAPFAIDPRVVSGALADWADPDDPRARAGLGVLPRLGAAGRPLRRRRLSREDLLLRLHRHHLGYHRLIARRLAVAAASCGGALLVDLHSTPEIPGITPFPDIVLSDACGASCAREVTEALAAFFRARGLSVAINSPFEGGYTVRRHAAPARGRHAIQIECARRLYLAADGRRPGPGLPMLMRLFDEFWAWLGEHAAALLLPSGEGSSRLAAE; this is encoded by the coding sequence ATGCGGGATCTGCCGTCCGCAAGATGGATACCGCCGGCGGGATCGCCGCGGCCGGTTCTGGTGGCGGTGCCTCATGCCGGCCGGCTCGTGCCGCCGGAACTTCTGCGCGAGCTGTGCGCGGGTGTCGATCCGGCGGAGCTTTCGGACCGCTTCGTCGATCTGCTGGCGCTCGGTGCACCCGGAGTCGGGATCGGCGTTGTCGCCGGCCTGCCGGTGCGCTCCTTCCTCGATCTCAACCGCGCTCCGTTCGCGATCGATCCCCGGGTGGTGAGCGGCGCACTTGCCGACTGGGCCGATCCCGATGATCCGCGCGCCAGGGCGGGGCTCGGCGTGCTCCCGCGCCTCGGGGCCGCCGGCAGGCCGTTGCGGCGCAGGCGCCTGTCACGGGAGGATCTGCTGCTCCGGCTCCATCGCCATCATCTCGGCTACCACCGCCTGATCGCGCGGCGGCTGGCCGTGGCGGCCGCAAGCTGCGGCGGCGCCCTGCTGGTCGACCTGCATTCGACACCCGAGATTCCCGGGATCACGCCGTTTCCGGACATCGTGCTCAGCGACGCATGCGGTGCGAGCTGCGCAAGGGAGGTCACGGAAGCGCTCGCCGCCTTCTTCCGCGCCCGGGGGCTTTCGGTCGCCATCAACAGCCCGTTCGAGGGCGGCTACACCGTCCGCCGCCATGCCGCGCCCGCCCGCGGCCGCCACGCGATCCAGATCGAATGTGCGCGCAGGCTGTATCTTGCCGCCGACGGAAGGCGGCCCGGCCCCGGCCTGCCGATGCTGATGCGGCTGTTCGACGAATTCTGGGCGTGGCTCGGCGAGCATGCCGCCGCGCTGCTCCTGCCCTCGGGCGAAGGCTCCTCCCGGCTGGCGGCGGAGTAG
- a CDS encoding sulfate transporter, translating to MDGARGDRRAHRPEAGAGFWRSRRGEGRLVLALAGGWCLANAAAIARAIEDALPGLGAGRAERVILDLDGVEELDTTGAFLVMRMKERLASAGAAVEVEGGTPAQRALLSLVARERPEAVPPMPGPLPLLAFVEDIGRATVTIINNFGVLLSFFGHVVWTWLRGLLRPRRIRIVPLAYQMERAGIRAMPIVGLISFLIGAVVVNQGAVQLEKFGAEILVSDLVGISVLRELGILLTAVILAGRSGSAFTAQIGSMVLNEEVDALKTMGLNPVEVLVLPRILALLVTLPLLTFYADVMGLLGGCLMANLQLGVDFTQFTERLREATDWQDFAIGIIKSVFFAAIIAVVGCFHGLVVERNAESVGRHTTASVVEAIFMVIVLDAFFAVFFTTIGW from the coding sequence ATGGACGGCGCGCGCGGCGATCGAAGGGCCCACCGGCCGGAAGCCGGGGCGGGCTTCTGGCGCAGCCGCCGGGGCGAAGGCCGGCTCGTGCTGGCGCTAGCGGGCGGCTGGTGCCTCGCGAATGCCGCCGCGATCGCGCGGGCGATCGAGGACGCGCTGCCCGGGCTCGGCGCCGGGCGGGCCGAGCGCGTCATCCTCGATCTGGACGGGGTGGAGGAGCTGGACACCACCGGGGCGTTCCTCGTCATGCGCATGAAGGAGCGCCTGGCGTCCGCGGGCGCCGCCGTAGAGGTCGAGGGCGGTACGCCGGCTCAGCGCGCGCTGCTCTCGCTCGTGGCCCGCGAGCGGCCCGAGGCGGTGCCGCCGATGCCCGGCCCGCTGCCGCTTCTCGCCTTCGTCGAGGACATCGGCCGCGCCACGGTCACGATCATCAACAATTTCGGCGTGCTGCTGTCCTTCTTCGGGCATGTCGTGTGGACGTGGCTGCGCGGCCTCCTGCGGCCGCGGCGCATCCGCATCGTCCCGCTCGCCTACCAGATGGAGCGCGCCGGCATCCGCGCGATGCCGATCGTCGGGCTCATCTCCTTTCTGATCGGCGCCGTCGTGGTGAACCAGGGCGCCGTGCAGCTCGAGAAATTCGGGGCCGAGATTCTGGTCAGCGACCTCGTCGGCATCTCGGTCCTGCGCGAGCTCGGGATCCTGCTCACCGCCGTCATTCTCGCCGGCCGGTCGGGAAGCGCGTTCACCGCCCAGATCGGCTCGATGGTGCTGAACGAGGAGGTGGATGCGCTCAAGACCATGGGACTCAACCCCGTCGAGGTTCTGGTGCTGCCCCGCATTCTGGCGCTGCTCGTGACCCTGCCGCTGCTCACCTTCTATGCCGACGTCATGGGGCTTCTCGGCGGCTGTCTCATGGCCAATCTCCAGCTCGGCGTCGACTTCACGCAGTTCACCGAGCGTCTGCGCGAGGCCACCGACTGGCAGGACTTCGCCATCGGCATCATCAAGTCGGTCTTCTTTGCGGCCATCATCGCGGTGGTCGGCTGCTTCCACGGCCTCGTGGTCGAGCGCAACGCCGAATCTGTCGGCCGCCACACCACGGCCTCGGTGGTGGAGGCGATCTTCATGGTGATCGTGCTGGACGCCTTCTTCGCCGTCTTCTTCACGACCATCGGTTGGTAG
- a CDS encoding pyruvate dehydrogenase (acetyl-transferring) E1 component subunit alpha, protein MPRKIVERPQPIEYLSILDWTGKVDRKLEPDIPEETLKTIYRAMLFCRLFDERTLQLQRQGRIGTFAPIKGQEAAQVAAVVQLKPTDWFIPSFRETAAQIYRGLTPQDVWLFYAGYNEGVRVPDDKHDLPLCVPVASQCQHAVGIAYASKYKGTDEVTMVFHGDGATSEGDFHEAMNFAGVYQLPVIFVCQNNQWAISIPRERQTRSKTIAQKAIAYGFGGIQVDGNDPLAVYVAAREAIERARSESMPTLIECVTYRLGVHTTADDPKRYRRDEEVKEWEKKDPIPRFEKYLKAKGVMTDEDFAGLREEIRDELKRAWKETEAKIREFEAGSPDVIFDHIYAVEPPELAEQRAYFLERIKREGRPDA, encoded by the coding sequence ATGCCAAGGAAGATCGTCGAGCGGCCCCAGCCGATCGAGTATCTCTCGATCCTCGACTGGACGGGCAAGGTCGACCGCAAGCTCGAACCCGACATCCCCGAAGAGACGCTGAAGACCATCTATCGCGCGATGCTCTTCTGCCGTCTCTTCGACGAGCGCACGCTCCAGCTCCAGCGTCAGGGCCGCATCGGCACCTTCGCGCCGATCAAGGGCCAGGAGGCGGCGCAGGTCGCGGCCGTGGTGCAGCTCAAGCCCACCGACTGGTTCATTCCCTCCTTCCGTGAGACGGCCGCCCAGATCTACCGCGGGCTCACCCCGCAGGACGTCTGGCTGTTCTATGCCGGCTACAATGAGGGCGTGCGGGTGCCGGACGACAAGCACGACCTGCCCCTGTGCGTGCCGGTGGCCAGCCAGTGCCAGCATGCGGTGGGCATCGCCTACGCCTCCAAATACAAGGGCACCGACGAGGTCACCATGGTCTTCCACGGCGACGGTGCCACCTCGGAGGGCGACTTCCACGAGGCGATGAATTTTGCGGGCGTCTACCAGCTGCCGGTGATCTTCGTCTGCCAGAACAATCAGTGGGCGATCTCGATCCCGCGCGAGCGTCAGACCCGCTCGAAGACCATCGCCCAGAAGGCGATCGCCTATGGCTTCGGCGGCATCCAGGTGGATGGCAATGATCCGCTGGCCGTCTATGTCGCGGCGCGAGAGGCGATCGAACGGGCCCGCAGCGAGTCGATGCCGACGCTGATCGAATGCGTCACCTACCGGCTCGGCGTGCACACGACCGCCGACGACCCCAAGCGCTACCGGCGCGACGAGGAAGTGAAGGAGTGGGAGAAGAAGGATCCGATCCCGCGGTTCGAGAAGTATCTGAAGGCGAAGGGCGTCATGACCGATGAGGACTTCGCCGGCCTGCGCGAGGAGATCCGGGACGAGCTCAAGCGCGCCTGGAAGGAGACGGAGGCGAAGATCAGGGAGTTCGAGGCCGGCTCGCCCGACGTGATCTTCGACCACATCTATGCCGTCGAGCCGCCTGAGCTCGCCGAGCAGCGCGCATACTTCCTGGAGCGGATCAAGCGGGAGGGTCGCCCCGATGCCTGA
- the bkdB gene encoding 2-oxoisovalerate dehydrogenase subunit beta yields MPELTMVEALNLALKEKLAEDDRVVILGQDVGVDGGIFRVTLGLIEEFGPERVIDTPLAEAGIIGMAIGMCMNGLIPLPEMQFSGFSYTAFHQIENHVARYRWRTRGRFPMPMVIRMPYGAGVRAFELHSESREAYWAHTPGLKVVIPSTPRKARALLRAAIEDPDPVVFYEPKAIYRAFREEVPEEPETLPIGKAEVVREGSDITLMAYGAMMPRTLQAADMLAEEGVSAEVIDLMTVSPMDDETITASAKKTGRVVVVHEACRSFGPAAEIIARLNDKVFFHLEAPVARVTGYDMPPPFFAREQLFLPTPQRIADEARATLAL; encoded by the coding sequence ATGCCTGAGCTGACGATGGTGGAAGCGCTGAACCTGGCGCTCAAGGAAAAGCTCGCCGAAGACGATCGCGTCGTCATCCTGGGTCAGGATGTCGGCGTGGACGGTGGCATCTTCCGTGTCACCCTGGGGCTCATCGAGGAATTCGGACCCGAGCGCGTAATCGACACGCCGCTGGCCGAAGCGGGGATCATCGGCATGGCCATCGGGATGTGCATGAACGGCCTCATCCCGCTGCCCGAGATGCAGTTCTCCGGTTTCTCCTACACCGCATTCCATCAGATCGAGAACCATGTGGCGCGCTACCGCTGGCGCACCCGTGGCCGCTTCCCGATGCCGATGGTGATCCGCATGCCCTATGGCGCGGGCGTGCGCGCCTTCGAGCTGCATTCGGAATCGCGTGAGGCCTATTGGGCGCATACGCCGGGGCTCAAGGTCGTGATCCCCTCGACTCCCCGCAAGGCCCGGGCGCTGCTGAGAGCCGCGATCGAGGATCCGGACCCGGTGGTCTTCTACGAGCCGAAGGCGATCTACCGCGCCTTCCGCGAGGAGGTGCCGGAGGAGCCCGAAACGCTTCCCATCGGCAAGGCGGAGGTCGTGCGCGAGGGCTCGGACATCACGCTCATGGCCTATGGCGCGATGATGCCGCGCACGCTGCAGGCGGCGGACATGCTGGCCGAAGAGGGCGTCTCGGCGGAGGTGATCGATCTGATGACGGTCTCGCCCATGGATGACGAAACGATCACCGCATCCGCGAAGAAGACCGGGCGCGTCGTCGTGGTGCACGAGGCCTGCCGCAGCTTCGGCCCGGCGGCCGAGATCATCGCGCGCCTCAACGACAAGGTCTTTTTCCACCTGGAGGCCCCCGTGGCGCGGGTGACGGGCTACGACATGCCGCCGCCCTTCTTTGCGCGCGAGCAGCTCTTCCTGCCGACGCCGCAGCGCATCGCCGACGAAGCGCGCGCGACACTGGCCCTCTAG